AGAGGCCTGACTATACACTTCAGTTCAGCAAAAATTCCATTGGAATAAGGCAATTCAACCACTGCAGGCAAATGCTAAAAAGTAAAGCTGATCTTGGTACTGAAGGGAAACCAGCATCCCCAGATTCTTAGGTGCTTAATTATGGCAGGAATTGCACTGATATGCCGCTGCTGTGaagtggaaaagggaagaaagaagcaatacAACTTTTGACAGCAAAATAAGGtattatattttacttccaCTGGAGTTAATGGCAAAACTTCCTGGCCCTACTGAAGTCAGCTGATTTTATACAAAACAAGATGATGAATCACTAAAATATCACCTAAAAAAGCACATAAGTATTACCCATTAAATAGCTTGTATTTAACAGGAAGTGTCATTCCATTTTCACTATTGgaatttcaaaaatattttagaaaacagtatCAGCTGTCACAACAGTCATCAGTACAATTTACATTTACAGGAACACTGAGGTCAatccatcttaaaaaaaaaattatgtaagaaATGAGAAGTTCTAGCAAAGTTTAGTCATTCCAGTCTGCCTTTAATTGAGCTCCAGCATCAGCGTGCAGATCTGATCAGGCAACTTTAACAGTGGTCTTGTTAGTTGCTCATTAGTTAATAAGACAACACTTGAAAGGTGCTCATAAATCGCTACAACACATTTCCTCTTGGCAAGATATATTTTGATACTTAAGTAACAGAATTAAATGGCATTTGCTGCAGTAAAGTGAGAATTAATTCCACTTCTGCTGGGATCCCATTTCCACTGCAACCAGGTCAACCTATTCAATTCCTTAAGTTAGGCAGGAGGAAAGATTTATTTCTGCACCAGTTTCAGTTCACACACAGTAAGTGCAACCATGTATTACAGCTCCTTATTTGTAAAGTCAAGGAAGAAGACAAAAGTTTTGCTGCTGGTTCTTTGTAAAATTGCTCTGCTTCTGTTCAGACTTCTGAGTTGCACTGTAGCATGACTTTACTCAGTTGTTTGTAAAACAAACTGATTTGTGTTCTAATATTTCCATTGTAAAGAAAACCCCATCCTTGTATTCTTTGTGTATTAAGTAACaatacaaaaatgctttttacctaataaaacattaaacgaaaaaggaaacatctttgaaaatttCCACGAACCCACCTCTACCATAACAGTGGCAGTATCCTGTTCTACGTGGAACATGGTACGTTTCTTTGTTAATAAAGATTATTAGCCAGGCagatttaaaatcatttttcctGGCAATTTAATAAAACTCTTCAAATAAGACAGACAAGTACAGGGTTTGTATTTAAAGTGCTCTTTATCTGATGCAGCAAATTATTTGGCCGGTATCCTTCTGGTCTCTAAGTAGCACTTCACAGATGATTAAGGGCAAGGGGGGtggcagggaagagaaaaacaaactgtcCTAAGTTGTAGCTCTGTGAAATAGACCTTAGTGCCAGGTGGTACAGTACTACCAGAGCATAAAACAAACCCAGCCTTTGTGGTTGAAACATTACCATGCACGCATGTTCTTGCTACAATcagaagagaaggcagatgTTAGTGCCTGGGATTTGCAACCTCCTGCAGTTAGAAAGCAAGCTCAGGGACTAGAAAACCCACTGAAGGAAAATGCAGCAATCAAATGAATGCACGCCGAATGTCCATGGGGCGGCCCCGGCTGGGTCTAGGTGGAAACCTGTCACTGGGACCAGCTCGTCCTGGAAGTGTGTGGTTTGCTCCTGGCAGAGAACCAATTGGGTCAAAATGTGGTCTGAATGGAGGAAACTGGGCTGGTGCTTCTCCTGGGCCAGGAATGAGTGAGTTAATTGGGTCTCCAGCATATGGAAGTGTTGGTCTTTCATCATATTCTCCACCAATGATCACTGGGGGATAGATTGGGTTTGATGGGAATGGGTTGGGAGGAAAGGGATTAGGGTAGAATGGGTTGGGATGAAAGGGGATTGGATGTGGTGTAGGAGGCAGAAACATCATGTGTCTCCACCTCAGGGCCTCCTTCTTCTGTTTCAACTTTTTCTTGTATAGCTGCAGACAGAAACAAAGGCATCTTAAAGCTCTGtaactgctttgcatttcagcttCAGCAATAGCATTCAGTTCTGCAGCAACTCCCCCACCTGCCAAAGGCCAAACGCAGCATCAATGGGAAGTCCTCTAACATACAATTTGGGCACGCATCTTAAAACTTCTTGATGCTGTGTTCTCCTACTCTGACCAAACTCAACACGTGTACACAGAACTCcacagttttaaactaaaatttaaCTTAAAGTTACTGCCTCCTGAAGCCTTTGCTTTATTCACAAAGTTAGCCCATGGAGACTAATCTCTaagaaattacataaaaaaagCCACTTACTTCTTTCCAGTCTGTGTCACGAGGCCTTGCAATAGGATCTACAAtgagaagtgaaaaattaagaaaagcaatctgttttggttttaagtaGTATTGGTGCTACAGATGCCCCCAGTCTCATCAGAACTCAAAAGAatcaagagattaaaaaaaacttttttggtcaatacatttttcataaagACAAAAGCATCTCAAAAAATATAAAGCTCCAGGACCATTCAATAGGTAATCTATTCGCACACCTATTCTACATAAAACATCACCTCCAAAGTTGCTAAGCAAAGAAATCCCAGAAACACTGTCCCATCTTTGATTTCTGACAGCACTTCCTCTGATCACCTTGTTTCTTCAATATCTTGTGAGAAACTCTAGCAGGAATGTATCTTCACTTCCTAATACCTGCAATAGCTGGTACACCAAGGTAGCcagggaaaaagatgaaaacaagggAAGTCTGCACCACACAATGGGAAGAACTATGTGGTCCACCAGTAATGGCTCAGCAGATTGTCAACAGTTCTCCTGGCAGAAAACTGTGCATCCACCTGAATTACACCCGACCATCTGTACGGTTCGCATCACAAATGACTGCATCTACTcacagtgtttaaaaatgagAACTGGTTGCCTGAGGAGGCTCTTATCACAATCTGTCAGAGCTAACCCTTCTGTTCACATGAGAATGTAACTAGAAAAACATATCTCAGCGTTACCTCGGAAATCTCGCAGATACATGAACCTCCACAGAAGCTGGTCATTTGTAGCTGTGTAAAGATCACggcaaacagcagaaagagagatGAGTGAACGGACATCCAGAAGTCTGAAAATCCGAAGCTTGAGCTCAAGAGGAAGGACCACTAACCCAAACGCATCTGGCAAGTTCAGAGCtacaaagtggaaaaaacagaagcattACATAAGCAGTGCAGAGTTTACCCTATTTCTAAAGGCCCTAAAAGAAAGGACATTATAATCTTTCCcttaaatcttttctctttgatGCCTGAGTTACATCAACTTTCTTAAAGTGCTGTGACAtgacttcttttaaaacagatcTCTTGCAATTCTAAGTGCATTTACAGAGTGCACAAAATAGGGCAAATGGCACTTTATACTGACTACTATTGGCCACTGAGCCTCAGAAACATTCCACACACCTAACTATGTTTATGGGCTACAGAACAAAGAGATAgctaacaacaacaaaataagacCTGCCCAATTTCATAAGCCCacaaaaaacacattaaatacAGAGCACATAGTTCACATAAAACCTTCCCACACTGAAGTCTAGAGGGAATTCTACTGAATAGTCTTTAAAGCTGAGAACTTTTATGGCAATATGTATGCAGAGAAAGTCTGGCTTCCTACTGCTACACAAACACCAGCTTGGGTTACTTCCTACCATCCTTTCCAAACCCTCCATGACCGGTTACTGAGAAGATCATTCCAAATATGATGCAATataaatttttctgctttgccaaAGAAATGGATCAAAACTACAGAACTCTGCCACAACATTATTGTGATGTGATTTTTCTCATCACTGAGTGTGGAAAACAGCCACTCCAGTCTCTTAAGTGAGACTAGAGCAATCAAAAATTAAACCCAGGAAATTACCATTATATTAACATCTTCTGAGATACAAAGATTAATACAATTTCTTTAGAatgtataaattattttatgcttACTGTTTATATACCCATCACTGAACAGCTGTTTCTAACACTTTTCCTTCAAGGCTTCAGATAGACCCCCTTCCTTCCATCCTCAAAAATTAAGTACCATCTCAAATTGTAAATATGTTCTCCCACCTTGTCGGGCAGCCGCCAGAAGAGAGTAAACCAGCTGGTCTTTAAAGAGACGGGATAATTTCTGAAGGTCTTTGTAAACACCTGCAACCTTTTCTATCAAAGAAGAGAGGTAAAAAGCTTAACTTCAGGAGGTTATAATGCAAAAATTATGTAAGAGCAGAAGAATTATGGTTTTCTTGTCAGTAGAACTGTAACCTGCTTGTAATCTTGATGagaacagctctgcagttaGAATGTAGCGATCACGCAATAAGTAATTCATTGACAAACTACAGACTAGTTCCACGGTCAGGTGAGGCTTTCCTTTGGCCTTAAAAAGCaccattaaaagaaatacttgagTTCTTCCGAAACAAACCGACTTTCAAGCTGTCAGAGCTTCGTCAGATTTCAAAGCTCACATGTAACATGCGCCTACGCCGTAAATgcctgaaatattaatttttctgacAGGAATGGTTTTCCACTCTGTTCTCTGAGAAAACTGGAGCCAGAAGACTCCACCATTACACCAGACACACTTCAGTGCTCAGTTAATTCTTCTAAAGCCTTTCAGCTAGACTTGTATGTCACCAACTGGGGCTACCCAGGACACAGTGCAGGACCCTGAGTCAGCCTCAACTGCCACTAAGCTGTTTATATACTTCAGAGAACAAAAGGCTAGTCGGGTCTGTGCTCACAAGGACACATATCTATCtgcccttctctcctcccccacCTTAGTTTTCCCTCTAATTTTGGCATTCTGGGGAGACCTATGTGGTCTGCACATGTTTTCTGACAAAAAGAATATAACAATCATGGTGCCACAACAAGAGTGTAGGTACTATCAGCCTCTGAAGTCCTGAGCTGCCAGGCTTAAAGGGGGTAAAATGCAGCACTGTTGCCCCAGAGATTCACATATGGACTTAGGACCTCATAAATAATAAGCATATGGGCCAAAGGATAACTCAGGCTTCCAGAGGTTCTTTCCTCACACTGTTAGTCTAAGAAATTTAACttgttttaataacaaaatgtGAGTAAACAGATACAATCTGAATTCCTTCTAACACAAAGCTGTAACTAAGCTAAATGGTAaccacatttttattctttttttgctattcTGTACCTATTCATTCCTCTGCTGAAGTTTACCCTTACCCACTGTGTCACttctttacttttcagtttACTACTACAAGTATCATAGCTCAATCATACCTGGCTcctgaaagcaaacaaaggaTGCCGGCAATAGCTGTATTCTCTTAACACCTTTAATCTCTTTGTTGATTTTTAATGTTGCtgcaaatacaagaaaaaaagacatttcaaaatttaaaacacattgAGAGATGACAAAGACCACTTCATTAGTGCCTTACTCTTTGGTGGTGTTCAGTTTTGCTCCTCAGCAGATCCCCTCAAGGAAAATACCCAACTAATAGCAAGCAGCTagacaaataaaaatttcagaaaaacaaagtagaaCTTAAATAGCAGGAAATAAACAGAGATCTTGACAGAAACCAAGCACTGCCTTCAACAATTTTATCACATGGGAAGAGATGTAACAGAGCTATAAAAGCTATACAGAGAGCCACTATTATAACCCAGTCATTAAAGAAATACTAACTAAAGACTCAACAAGATTACCATATGAACACTATATGCATAATAGCTATAACACTGTCCTAAAACTAACCTTAACCTCACTTGGTTAAAACCTAGATTTGACTAGAATGTATATGTTCTGGGAAAAACATATGTGCTCATGCAAATTGGCACAATCAGTTACAAATTTtgcaaacaaacataaaaaaattaatttacgATACCCTGAAATTAGAATCAAGTCCCAATTTAATACTGATTCTGAAAAAAGGTGGAATTTTTCTAATGCtcaataaaatatgaaaacagagaaaaagacaaaaacaccCCACTAAGAGATATGGAAGTTGCTTCAAAAAATTAGACCACAGTTAAATTGTTAGTGTGCtacaggaaaaattaaacattaaagcTAAAGAATAAATAGTCTAGAAGTTGTTTGTAAGTCTTGCAAAGAACATGAGACAAGACAAAATACTGTAGCCGGAGCAAACCTACTTCTTTTAATATTTGGCAGCGTATATCAAAGTTCCTATGAAATGAGACAAGAAACAGATTACTACAACATTGCAATGAAAAGGACAGCTGAATTCCCTAAGGACTGATCTGTTATGATTAGAGGGAG
The window above is part of the Strigops habroptila isolate Jane chromosome 3, bStrHab1.2.pri, whole genome shotgun sequence genome. Proteins encoded here:
- the FBXO7 gene encoding F-box only protein 7 isoform X1, whose amino-acid sequence is MKLRVRMQKRTAPLEVEGAEPTLGELRAQLRQTLLPAWGYSPDTRFLITLNRKDALTEDEKTLASYGIVSGDLICLLLEEADGQSNLPPPSSSSTSSPLQNGQEPSNKSQAISPKEGQNERSDHQKVEVQKSDERAGSSLEFPSGLVPEDVDLEEGTGSYPSEPMLCSEAADGEIPHSLEMLYLSAECTSATDALIVLLHLLMMETGYVPQGTEAKAVSMPEKWRGSGVYKLQYTHPLCEEGSAGLTCVPLGDLVAVNATLKINKEIKGVKRIQLLPASFVCFQEPEKVAGVYKDLQKLSRLFKDQLVYSLLAAARQALNLPDAFGLVVLPLELKLRIFRLLDVRSLISLSAVCRDLYTATNDQLLWRFMYLRDFRDPIARPRDTDWKELYKKKLKQKKEALRWRHMMFLPPTPHPIPFHPNPFYPNPFPPNPFPSNPIYPPVIIGGEYDERPTLPYAGDPINSLIPGPGEAPAQFPPFRPHFDPIGSLPGANHTLPGRAGPSDRFPPRPSRGRPMDIRRAFI